A single window of [Limnothrix rosea] IAM M-220 DNA harbors:
- a CDS encoding NAD(P)-dependent oxidoreductase, with product MTKKIAFLGMGVMGTPMSLNLMQAGFPVTVWNRSSSSPNLQRIRDSNGTVKDSIAAAVEDADYIFICVSDVPDVKEVLLGIKGAIHCAKPQALIIDFSTIGSPTARDIAEKLKAKHLRFLDAPISGGDIGAENGTLTIMVGGDRQDFEEAMPYFEAMGKNIYYCGETGSGQAVKMCNQVLCAVHMVALCEAIKLAEYQGIDPNLMIEVCQTGAAGSWAIANLGRKITMADFRPGFMIKHILKDLRLVQETLDNFPALPGFELATQQFKNTAQLADALEQGTQAMFRAYY from the coding sequence ATGACTAAAAAAATTGCATTTCTTGGCATGGGTGTTATGGGAACGCCGATGTCTTTAAACCTAATGCAGGCAGGTTTTCCTGTAACTGTCTGGAATCGATCTAGCTCAAGTCCTAATTTGCAGCGAATTCGAGATTCAAATGGCACGGTTAAAGATTCTATTGCTGCTGCCGTTGAAGATGCAGATTATATCTTTATTTGTGTGAGTGATGTTCCTGATGTCAAAGAGGTTCTATTGGGTATAAAAGGAGCCATTCACTGTGCTAAGCCACAGGCTTTAATCATCGACTTCAGTACGATTGGCTCTCCCACGGCAAGGGACATTGCAGAAAAACTCAAAGCAAAGCATCTACGATTTCTTGATGCTCCGATTAGTGGTGGCGATATTGGCGCTGAAAACGGCACTCTCACAATTATGGTGGGCGGCGATCGCCAAGATTTTGAGGAAGCCATGCCCTATTTCGAAGCAATGGGCAAAAATATTTACTATTGCGGTGAGACAGGTAGCGGTCAAGCCGTCAAAATGTGTAACCAAGTTTTATGTGCTGTCCATATGGTTGCCTTATGCGAAGCTATCAAGCTCGCTGAATATCAAGGTATTGATCCAAATTTGATGATCGAAGTTTGCCAAACTGGAGCCGCTGGTTCATGGGCGATCGCCAACCTTGGGCGCAAAATCACAATGGCAGACTTTCGACCCGGCTTTATGATCAAACACATCCTCAAAGATTTGCGCCTTGTGCAGGAAACCCTAGACAACTTTCCAGCCTTACCCGGATTTGAGCTAGCCACCCAACAGTTCAAAAACACAGCCCAACTTGCTGATGCCTTAGAGCAAGGAACCCAAGCAATGTTTCGAGCCTATTACTAA